The following coding sequences lie in one Azospirillum humicireducens genomic window:
- a CDS encoding dynamin family protein, protein MTPRQALQQRLAALDAHLRAEHPNLLPVLPTFRAFDRILAGLGLIDRHESLTTRIPWWPMVAVLGTFSAGKSTFLNGYLGEALQNTGNQAVDDKFTVICHGPETRKEALPGTALNADPRFPFYRIADEIEKVAAGEGKRIDNYLQLKTLAGPRTKGKIFIDSPGFDADDQRRSVLRLVDHIVELSDLVLVFFDARHPEPGAMQDTLRHLVAKTVNRADARKVCYILNQVDTTAKEDNLEAVFGAWQRAIAQAGLVSGRFYAIYDQRSAVAIEDDGRRARYEARRDHDLAELHTRINEVEVARAYRIIGSIDSLTKELEGEIIPKLREAMAAWRRRVLIGDAVWGALLLVLSGAILQTIGGGIGAFLGWLFDNPDGGVPLRVVGTAVILGGLFLVGHVKIRQFFAGRIAAGLSDRFGDVDLNLRQAFLANTRFFRSIFAKQPAGWGGRARKAIFAIREATAVHVQRINDLYTDPAGRRAREAASAPATAAE, encoded by the coding sequence ATGACCCCCCGGCAAGCCCTTCAGCAGCGCCTTGCGGCCCTGGATGCCCATCTGCGCGCCGAACATCCCAACCTGCTGCCGGTCCTTCCGACCTTCCGGGCCTTCGACCGGATCCTTGCCGGGCTTGGTCTGATCGACCGTCATGAGTCGCTGACCACCCGTATTCCCTGGTGGCCGATGGTCGCGGTGCTCGGCACCTTCTCGGCCGGAAAGTCGACCTTCCTCAACGGCTATCTGGGCGAGGCGCTGCAGAACACCGGCAACCAGGCGGTCGACGACAAGTTCACCGTCATCTGCCACGGGCCGGAAACGCGGAAGGAGGCGCTGCCCGGCACCGCGCTCAACGCCGACCCGCGCTTTCCCTTCTACCGCATCGCCGACGAGATCGAGAAGGTGGCGGCAGGCGAGGGCAAGCGGATCGACAATTACCTGCAGTTGAAGACGCTTGCCGGGCCGCGGACCAAAGGCAAGATCTTCATCGATTCGCCGGGCTTCGATGCCGACGACCAGCGCCGCTCCGTCCTGCGGCTGGTCGACCATATCGTCGAGCTGTCGGACCTCGTGCTGGTCTTCTTCGACGCCCGCCATCCCGAACCGGGCGCCATGCAGGACACCCTGCGCCATCTGGTCGCCAAGACGGTGAACCGTGCCGATGCCCGCAAGGTCTGCTACATCCTGAACCAGGTCGACACCACGGCCAAGGAAGACAATCTGGAGGCGGTTTTCGGTGCCTGGCAGCGGGCGATCGCCCAGGCCGGGCTGGTGTCGGGCCGCTTCTATGCGATCTACGACCAGCGCTCCGCCGTCGCCATCGAGGATGATGGCCGCCGTGCCCGCTACGAGGCGCGGCGCGATCACGATCTTGCCGAACTCCACACCCGCATCAACGAGGTGGAGGTCGCGCGGGCCTACCGCATCATCGGCTCCATCGATAGCCTGACCAAGGAGCTGGAGGGCGAGATCATCCCCAAGCTGCGCGAGGCGATGGCGGCTTGGCGCAGGCGCGTGCTGATCGGCGATGCCGTGTGGGGCGCGCTTCTCCTGGTGCTGTCGGGAGCCATCTTGCAGACGATCGGCGGCGGGATCGGCGCCTTCCTGGGCTGGCTGTTCGACAATCCCGACGGCGGCGTGCCCTTGCGCGTGGTCGGCACCGCCGTGATTCTGGGCGGTCTGTTCCTGGTCGGCCATGTCAAAATCCGGCAATTCTTCGCCGGCCGCATCGCCGCGGGCCTGAGCGACCGGTTCGGTGACGTCGATCTGAACCTGCGGCAGGCCTTCCTCGCCAACACCCGCTTCTTCCGGTCCATCTTCGCCAAGCAGCCGGCGGGCTGGGGCGGCAGGGCGCGCAAGGCGATCTTCGCCATCCGCGAAGCGACGGCGGTGCATGTCCAGCGCATCAACGACCTCTACACCGACCCGGCCGGCCGCCGCGCGCGGGAGGCTGCCTCTGCCCCCGCCACCGCCGCGGAGTGA
- a CDS encoding substrate-binding periplasmic protein: MGVRLAGGIVAERAGAAMLAVLPAMLPAVVLLLAVPTAGQALDSGSGPAPAPYTGLDLVTGGDYAPYTGEELPAGGLVTDLARRAFAVSGRHYDVRFMPWKRGYDAVVAGRFLATFPYVRTPEREQEVLFSDPVIEVRQFVYMSNRTAMAFDARPADGRSVRGSPALEGFRGRTVCQPVGYALPPELEALVGQGQLARQTPSDLGACVRMVATGRADALVIDEYSAAAAIARSGLADDIRVSEHPYAVVTFHLVIGRATPGAETTLAAFNDGLKALKAQGIYHELLSGHTVPPPP, encoded by the coding sequence ATGGGCGTTCGATTGGCGGGCGGAATCGTCGCGGAGAGGGCGGGCGCTGCCATGCTGGCCGTCCTGCCGGCCATGCTCCCTGCCGTCGTGCTGCTGCTCGCCGTGCCGACAGCCGGGCAGGCACTCGACTCCGGTTCCGGGCCGGCCCCGGCTCCCTACACCGGCCTCGACCTGGTGACGGGCGGCGATTACGCACCCTATACGGGCGAGGAGTTGCCGGCCGGCGGGCTGGTGACGGACCTGGCCCGCCGGGCCTTCGCGGTGTCCGGCCGCCATTACGATGTCCGGTTCATGCCGTGGAAGCGCGGTTACGACGCGGTGGTCGCCGGCCGGTTCCTGGCGACCTTCCCCTATGTCCGCACACCGGAACGCGAGCAGGAGGTGCTGTTCTCCGACCCGGTGATCGAGGTGCGGCAGTTTGTCTACATGTCGAACCGCACGGCCATGGCCTTTGACGCCCGGCCGGCCGACGGCCGATCGGTGCGCGGCTCCCCGGCCCTGGAGGGGTTCCGCGGCCGGACCGTCTGCCAGCCGGTGGGCTATGCGCTGCCGCCGGAACTGGAGGCGCTGGTCGGGCAGGGGCAGCTGGCGCGGCAGACTCCGTCCGACCTCGGGGCCTGTGTGCGCATGGTGGCGACCGGTCGTGCGGATGCCCTCGTCATCGACGAGTACAGCGCCGCCGCCGCGATCGCCCGGTCCGGGCTGGCGGACGACATCCGGGTCTCGGAGCACCCCTATGCGGTCGTTACCTTCCATCTGGTGATCGGGCGCGCCACACCGGGGGCCGAAACGACGCTCGCCGCCTTCAACGACGGGCTCAAGGCGTTGAAGGCGCAGGGCATCTACCATGAACTGCTGTCGGGCCACACCGTTCCGCCACCCCCCTGA
- the aroQ gene encoding type II 3-dehydroquinate dehydratase — MAIDASILVLNGPNLNMLGVREPQIYGSMTLDDLEAACHERADQLGLTVDFRQSNHEGELVSWIQQARTENDGIVINAGAYTHTSVAIMDSLILSELPVIEVHLSNIFKREPVRHHSYISPVARGMICGFGPHGYLLALDAIANIIDRD, encoded by the coding sequence GTGGCCATCGACGCGTCGATTCTGGTCCTCAACGGGCCGAACCTCAACATGCTGGGCGTGCGGGAGCCGCAAATCTACGGGTCGATGACCCTGGACGACCTGGAGGCCGCCTGCCACGAGCGTGCCGACCAGCTGGGTCTGACCGTGGATTTCCGGCAATCGAACCATGAAGGCGAGCTCGTCTCGTGGATTCAGCAGGCACGCACGGAGAATGACGGCATCGTCATCAACGCCGGCGCCTACACCCACACCTCGGTCGCGATCATGGACAGTCTGATCCTGTCGGAACTGCCGGTGATCGAGGTCCATCTGTCGAACATCTTCAAGCGCGAGCCGGTCCGCCATCACTCCTACATCTCGCCGGTGGCGAGGGGAATGATCTGCGGGTTCGGGCCGCACGGGTATCTTCTGGCGCTGGACGCCATCGCGAACATCATCGACCGCGATTAA
- the accB gene encoding acetyl-CoA carboxylase biotin carboxyl carrier protein, with product MASFDIDGDLVRKLADLLRETGLSEIEFAEGEKRIRVTRPTAAQTVAVQAAPVLAAAPVAAAAAAPGSAKPASHPGAVNSPMVGTAYLAAEPGGTPFVRPGDVVKAGQTIMIIEAMKVMNPIKAPRGGTVAEVLVSDAQPVEFGEVLLIIE from the coding sequence ATGGCGAGCTTCGACATCGACGGCGATCTGGTCCGCAAGCTGGCGGACCTCCTGCGTGAGACGGGCTTGAGCGAGATCGAGTTCGCCGAGGGCGAAAAGCGCATCCGCGTCACCCGGCCGACCGCCGCCCAGACGGTCGCCGTCCAGGCCGCCCCGGTCCTGGCGGCCGCGCCGGTCGCCGCCGCGGCGGCTGCTCCGGGCTCGGCCAAGCCGGCGAGCCATCCGGGCGCGGTGAACTCGCCGATGGTCGGCACCGCCTATCTGGCGGCCGAACCGGGCGGCACGCCCTTCGTCCGTCCGGGCGACGTGGTCAAGGCCGGCCAGACCATCATGATCATCGAGGCGATGAAGGTCATGAACCCGATCAAGGCCCCGCGCGGCGGCACGGTCGCCGAGGTGCTGGTCTCCGACGCCCAGCCGGTCGAATTCGGCGAAGTTCTCCTCATCATCGAGTAA
- the accC gene encoding acetyl-CoA carboxylase biotin carboxylase subunit translates to MFEKVLIANRGEIALRIHRACREMGIQTVAVHSTADADAMHVRLADESVCIGPASARESYLNIPAILSAASITNVDAIHPGIGFLSENAQFAEMVEEHGFTFIGPTPEHIRIMGDKVTAKKTVMEQGLPVVPGSDGPVSTLEEAEKVAHETGYPVLIKAAAGGGGKGMKVARNPDQLKEAYQLARGEARAAFGNDEVYLEKYLGRPRHIEIQLLGDTHGACVHFGERDCSVQRRHQKVIEEAPSPALNAEQREYIGALAARTAAAIGYRGVGTMEFLFEDGQFYFIEMNTRLQVEHTITEMITGIDLVREQIRVAAGAPLGYGQSDIRFEGHAIECRVNAENPETFIPSPGKIDGYHAPGGLGVRVDSALYDGYRVPSHYDSLIAKLVVHGTTRNECLMRLRRSIEEYVIGGIQTTLPLHERIIAQQAFIDGNYDIHWLEQLMAKS, encoded by the coding sequence ATGTTCGAAAAGGTCCTGATCGCGAACCGTGGTGAGATCGCTCTGCGCATCCACCGCGCCTGCCGCGAAATGGGGATCCAGACCGTGGCGGTGCATTCCACCGCCGACGCCGACGCCATGCACGTCCGCCTCGCCGACGAGAGCGTGTGCATCGGTCCGGCGTCTGCGCGCGAGAGCTACCTCAACATTCCGGCCATCCTGTCGGCTGCGTCGATCACCAATGTCGACGCCATCCATCCAGGCATCGGCTTCCTGTCCGAAAACGCCCAGTTCGCGGAGATGGTGGAGGAGCACGGCTTCACCTTCATCGGCCCGACGCCGGAGCATATCCGGATCATGGGCGATAAGGTCACCGCCAAGAAGACGGTGATGGAACAGGGGCTTCCGGTGGTGCCCGGCTCCGACGGTCCGGTGTCTACCCTGGAAGAGGCGGAGAAGGTCGCCCACGAGACCGGCTATCCGGTGCTGATCAAGGCGGCGGCCGGCGGCGGCGGCAAGGGCATGAAGGTCGCCCGCAACCCCGACCAGCTGAAGGAAGCCTATCAGCTCGCCCGTGGCGAGGCGCGCGCCGCCTTCGGCAACGACGAGGTCTATCTGGAGAAGTATCTCGGCCGGCCCCGCCATATCGAGATCCAGTTGCTGGGCGACACCCACGGCGCCTGCGTGCATTTCGGCGAGCGCGACTGTTCGGTCCAGCGCCGGCACCAGAAGGTGATCGAGGAGGCGCCGAGCCCGGCCCTGAACGCCGAGCAGCGCGAGTATATCGGCGCCCTGGCTGCCAGGACCGCGGCGGCCATCGGCTATCGCGGCGTCGGTACGATGGAGTTCCTGTTCGAGGACGGGCAGTTCTATTTCATTGAAATGAACACCCGCCTGCAGGTGGAACACACCATCACCGAGATGATCACCGGCATCGATCTGGTCCGCGAACAGATCCGCGTCGCCGCCGGTGCGCCGCTGGGCTACGGCCAGTCGGACATCCGCTTCGAAGGCCACGCCATCGAGTGCCGGGTGAATGCCGAGAATCCGGAGACCTTCATCCCGTCGCCGGGCAAGATCGACGGCTATCACGCGCCTGGCGGCCTGGGCGTGCGTGTCGATTCAGCGCTGTATGACGGCTACCGCGTGCCGTCGCACTACGACAGCCTGATCGCCAAGCTGGTCGTCCATGGCACCACCCGCAACGAGTGCCTGATGCGCCTGCGCCGCTCCATCGAGGAGTATGTGATCGGCGGCATCCAGACGACGCTGCCGCTGCACGAGCGCATCATCGCCCAGCAGGCCTTCATCGACGGCAATTACGATATCCATTGGTTGGAACAGCTGATGGCGAAGTCCTGA
- a CDS encoding methyl-accepting chemotaxis protein, with protein sequence MRLNEPITDREIVMEDGVLLVSRTDTGGRITFVNKAFVDISGYAESELIGAPHNLIRHPHMPEAAFADLWATIKDGRPWEGLVKNRTKTGDFYWVRANVTPVIEEGAVTGFISIRTKPKREQVAAAERLYADIRDGRARHLTVRDGQTVGRDAGAALRRWTASVTGRLTLIFSFMILAMLAVGGVTLRGMSDSNASLKTVYEDRTVPAVQIGEILDHMRDTVQTLQRLIIDTRDGTDAKVMAGRETRITGNNATIDRLWAEYLTTYLTPEEAVLAERFAKQRAAFLNEGLLPAVELARLGDSLRLEVLVRDRVEPLFQAAFQTNKDLLQLQLTVAKAEYEGALEDFQWHLVVAVAAGLGVLLAAVLCGLLLLRTVRRPLAGFSADFDAIARNDQAHIIDLPEAVEFHPVASQLRGLKARLCYAVQERVERDRQADEERRRALEAMASTVEREAGRAVEEVAQRTGSMADDAEGMSGSAERVSINAQTVASAAGQALANAQTVAAASEQLAASIREISSQVAHSSAVTRRAVESGHHTQATIRSLSETVAKVGEVVNLIQSIAGQTNLLALNATIEAARAGEAGKGFAVVASEVKSLANQTATSTEEITRQITAIQAVTDEAVQAVEEIGRTIAEIDHIAGSIAAAMEEQSAATQEISRNVVETSSAAQEVSFRIAAVSEEADRTGEQAAQVKNGSGDVARSIESLRQVLVRIVRTSTGDADRRRKPRYRVEETGTLLIGGDRLAVTVRNLSIGGAMIDPVTATDGRSLAGTAGHLRLDRYGAEAAVMVKAVEHNRIHLAFEADGMTGDFLRAVEIATKDRPPVDAAA encoded by the coding sequence ATGCGCCTGAACGAACCGATCACCGACCGCGAAATCGTGATGGAAGACGGCGTCCTGCTGGTGTCGCGCACCGACACGGGCGGGCGCATCACCTTCGTCAACAAGGCCTTCGTCGACATCAGCGGCTATGCGGAATCCGAACTGATCGGTGCGCCCCACAATCTGATCCGGCATCCCCACATGCCGGAGGCGGCCTTTGCCGACCTGTGGGCGACGATCAAGGACGGGCGGCCGTGGGAAGGGCTGGTGAAGAACCGCACCAAGACGGGCGACTTCTACTGGGTACGGGCCAACGTCACGCCGGTGATCGAGGAGGGCGCGGTGACCGGCTTCATCTCCATCCGCACCAAGCCCAAGCGCGAGCAGGTGGCGGCGGCCGAGCGGCTCTATGCCGACATCCGCGACGGACGGGCGCGTCACCTGACGGTGCGCGACGGGCAGACGGTGGGGCGGGACGCCGGGGCGGCATTGCGGCGCTGGACGGCCAGCGTGACAGGCCGGCTGACCCTGATCTTCAGCTTCATGATCCTGGCGATGCTGGCGGTGGGCGGCGTGACCCTGCGCGGCATGTCGGACAGCAACGCCTCGCTGAAGACGGTGTACGAGGACAGGACTGTGCCGGCGGTGCAGATCGGCGAGATCCTGGACCACATGCGCGACACTGTGCAGACGCTTCAGCGTCTGATCATCGACACCCGCGACGGTACCGACGCCAAGGTGATGGCGGGGCGCGAGACGCGGATCACCGGCAACAACGCCACCATAGACCGGCTGTGGGCGGAGTATCTCACCACCTATCTGACGCCGGAGGAGGCGGTGCTGGCCGAACGTTTTGCCAAGCAGCGCGCCGCCTTCCTGAACGAAGGCTTGCTGCCGGCGGTCGAACTGGCGCGCCTGGGCGATTCGCTGCGGCTGGAGGTTCTGGTCCGCGACCGCGTCGAACCGCTGTTCCAGGCCGCCTTCCAGACGAACAAGGACCTGCTGCAACTGCAGCTGACCGTCGCCAAAGCCGAATATGAAGGGGCATTGGAGGATTTCCAGTGGCATCTGGTGGTCGCCGTGGCTGCCGGGCTGGGCGTTCTGCTGGCGGCGGTTCTGTGCGGGCTGTTGCTTCTGCGCACGGTTCGCCGGCCGCTGGCCGGATTCTCCGCCGATTTCGACGCAATCGCCCGCAACGACCAGGCCCACATCATCGACCTGCCGGAAGCGGTGGAGTTTCACCCTGTCGCCAGCCAGCTGCGCGGACTGAAGGCCCGCCTCTGCTACGCCGTGCAGGAGCGTGTCGAGCGCGACCGGCAGGCGGACGAGGAGCGGCGCCGCGCACTTGAGGCCATGGCCTCGACCGTGGAGCGCGAAGCCGGCCGCGCGGTGGAGGAGGTGGCCCAGCGCACAGGCTCCATGGCCGACGATGCGGAAGGCATGTCCGGCTCGGCCGAGCGCGTCAGCATCAATGCGCAGACGGTGGCGTCGGCTGCCGGGCAGGCGCTGGCCAACGCGCAGACCGTGGCCGCCGCCAGCGAGCAGTTGGCCGCCTCGATCCGCGAGATTTCGTCCCAGGTCGCCCATTCCAGCGCGGTGACCCGCCGTGCGGTCGAGAGCGGCCATCACACCCAGGCCACCATCCGTTCGCTGTCGGAGACGGTGGCGAAGGTGGGCGAGGTGGTGAACCTGATCCAGTCCATCGCCGGACAGACCAACCTGCTGGCGCTGAACGCCACCATCGAGGCGGCGCGGGCGGGGGAGGCCGGCAAGGGCTTCGCCGTCGTGGCGAGCGAGGTGAAGAGCCTCGCCAACCAGACAGCCACCTCGACCGAGGAGATCACCCGCCAGATCACCGCCATCCAGGCGGTGACCGACGAGGCCGTGCAGGCGGTGGAGGAGATCGGCCGCACCATCGCCGAGATCGACCACATCGCCGGCTCCATCGCCGCCGCGATGGAGGAGCAGTCGGCCGCCACCCAGGAGATCAGCCGCAACGTGGTGGAAACCTCCAGTGCCGCACAGGAGGTCTCGTTTCGCATCGCCGCCGTGTCCGAGGAGGCCGACCGCACCGGCGAACAGGCGGCCCAGGTCAAGAACGGCTCCGGCGATGTCGCCCGCTCCATCGAGTCCCTGCGGCAGGTCCTGGTGCGTATCGTGCGCACCTCCACCGGCGACGCCGACCGCCGGCGCAAGCCGCGTTATCGGGTGGAGGAGACGGGAACGCTGCTGATCGGCGGCGACCGTCTGGCCGTGACCGTCCGCAACCTGTCCATCGGCGGCGCCATGATCGATCCGGTGACGGCGACCGACGGCCGTTCGCTCGCCGGCACCGCCGGCCATCTGCGCCTCGACCGCTACGGGGCCGAGGCGGCGGTCATGGTCAAGGCGGTGGAGCACAACCGCATCCATCTGGCATTCGAGGCTGACGGCATGACGGGCGACTTCCTCCGGGCGGTGGAGATCGCAACCAAGGACCGTCCACCCGTCGATGCGGCCGCCTGA